The window TGGTAATGAATTAGGAAAGCCTGTGGATGTTAATGAGGCTGCAGATCACATCTTTGGACTTGTGATCATGAATGACTGGAGTGGTATACATGTTATTTGTTGATTCATTTCCAAGTTTTCATTGGGTTTAATATCAGTTCTATCTTGACAAGAAGTTGTTTTTGACAGCAAGAGATATTCAGGCATGGGAATATGTGCCTCTTGGGCCTTTTCTTGGGAAGAGTTTTGGTAAGAAGTCATATTTTTATTGCTTCATACTTTCAATTCCATTTAGCCTCTAGGTTCTTGTAGCAGAATCATACATTTTTATCTTGGCCTCTTTAGGTACAACACTATCCCCTTGGATTGTGACCCTTGATGCTCTAGAGCCCTTTGCTTGTGATGCTCCAAAACAGGTAGCTAATCACATATACTGTTAATTGTTTCAGAACAGAAACTCTGTTCATAGCCTTATTTTCCTATTTCTTGTGTAGAATTCACTTATTATACAGTAAGGTGCTATAATTTGTTTTCTGGAAATTGCAGGACCCTCCTCCCTTGCCGTATCTGGCTGaaaaaatatcccaaaactaTGACATTTCCTTAGAGGTATATCAAACTGCTTTAAGTGAACTTGAAAATCCttgtaatatttatttgttcatcAACACACATTTATCTTTCTATGTAAAACGTTTGTAATCTACAATTGAACTTCTTTGAGGGCCTTCTGTAATTTCTTCCTTTCTACAATGTGAAAtagtaaaattttaagaaaaatgcatttggGGTATTGCTTTAGATTATCCATTATAATAATGaaacttctttttgtttttgcaaGGTTGGGATTAAACCTGCTGGACATAAAAATTCGTGCATTGTCACAAGGAGTAACTTAAAGCACTTGTAAGGATTTTCAACTCAACCATGTTCAATGTAATTAGGAATTTCCAAATTGGATTTATTATTGTGAGCAATGATAACCATTAGTTCTACAGCCTGATTCTTTCAGCCTTAGCTCAGAAAAGGTTATGTGCTCAGCCTGATCTTGATATGATCGAAATCAATTTTTCGGGGGGCTGAGTGATATTACTCATCTAAAAATTTTACCTGCAGTGgcataaaagatattttacagAGAGCCATCAATTTATCTGGTAACTTGGTGCTATATATTCCTGAGATCCTCACAAGCCACTTGTGTTGTTATTGAATCATAGCAAATTTCCCTACAAAAAAGACATTCTtggatttataaaattttaatgggTACTTGTTTTGCTGCTAATGAAAAAAACTCCTAACTGTCTCTCCTTTTctccctttctctctttctctctttctaatGTGTTATATGTTCATCTGCTTCTTGATTAATGTTTAATACTTTTCTATCTCATGGAATAGATATTGGACACTGACTCAACAACTTGCACACCATACAATCAATGGTTGCAACTTAAGGCCAGGCGATCTCCTTGGAACTGGAACCATAAGTGGACCTGTatgatttaaatttgtttatagGAAGATGTCGTAGTGCTCTTGTTCTACCTTCATTTTTTAATGCAGCACATAGCTTAAATAGTTGTAAATGTTTCTTGGATATTTTTCTGAAGTTCACCTGCCACATTAATTTCACACAGGAACCGGAATCTTTGGGATGCTTGCTAGAATTAACATGGAATGGACAAAAGCCAGTATCTTTGGATGGAACAACCCGTGGATTTCTTGAAGATGGAGATGAAGTCACTATCACTGGTTATTGCAAggttaatattttcataattgtttCAACTCATGAACTTCACTAACATCATTTCTTAATACTCTTAATATCTGGGACATCAAATTTAAGTTTCTATTCTTTGTCTCCCAAACATGTCATGGCCCAGACTGATACCCTTAGAATTTGAACGATAAAAAAAATGACCGTAGATGGctaggtttttgtttttaacttgAACTTACCTGTTCCAGCTTGGTGATCAAATAAAGTCTGTGGTCTCCTTCATGGTCTTTATATGTGGAGGCCCATGAGAAATGTTAGCTATTTCATGTTCCTTTTGAGGAATGGCCACCCATCTGGAAAGGGCTTATGAATTTTTCCCTTTGGGAGGATGTTAAAAAGGTCTCCAGCCTGTGGTGATTGGAGTGTTTTGGGTGTTTATTGTCTTGGTGCTTCTTTTAATGTCTGTGATTTGGTTGATTGAGGGTTAACTGGCTCTCAACAGAGCAAAACCATTAATTCTGAATCTGTGCGGTGATTGGGAGCTAACAAGCTGGAGCAttgtttcctttgtttttcttttttcgtcCTTCTCTTGGAAGTCTCATGTTGGGATATATGTTTGGACTAAAGATGGCTTGAAATTCGATTTGATTTGCAGGGCAATGGTTACAAAGTTGGGTTCGGAACATGCTCAGGCAAGATTCTTCCATCATCTCCTTGAGGAAAATGTTGGCCCTGGTGATCAGAATAAGTGCTCGTTTCTCACTTTACCTCAAACTTGGGTTGAACAATTGTAGAGCCTAGAATTTCATGCACAGTTTTTTGCTATTGTTTTAGTGAACTGAAGTACATGTCGTATCTTGGCCAGGGGCTAGAAATCTTCTTTATGCTGTGTGTTTCATTTTTGGCGCTGCCCTATAATACATTAGGAAGCACGACAATGATGAGTTCTTTGAAATATTATCGCCTTTTGAGCAGTAACAGTTTAGTTAGTGCTCTAGAACTTGGATCATTCTAGAGTATTTAGAAATtaagttgaaaacatgaaattcaATTAACTTCTGCGTTTTCGTTCAGGACGTTGAAAAGAGAATTAAGCCAGAGTAGGGTGTTCATGTCTGTGTGTGCGtgcttttttatattattttattttaatttataatttttaaaatttttattattagagaGGTCCCATTCTCTCATAAAGGAGGGTCTGAGTGGGGGCCGCACCACCGTCCTAATCCAACGGCTCGAAGCCACTGTCAAGCAAAATTCACTCTTTTTCGTCGATAAGAGTCTCAAGCCTCTTCTCCGCTTCTCCGTTATCACTGTTCTCTTTACCCATGAAACCCTCTCGTAGATTCAgcttcttctcctcctcctcctcttcctcttcctctacAACCACCACTACAGTGATATACACTTTCCGTGACGACCAAACTACCCCTCATCCCCAATTCAATGAAATTCCCATCCATTCCTCACCCGAACCCCCCATCCCCATCACCGTCCACCTCCCTCAACCGTCGGAATCCGCCGCCGCCGTAGCCATCCAATCGGCCTACCGCGCCCACCTGATCCGCACTCTTGTCCGGAAAATCTCCGCCGTGAGCTCCGAGGCCGACCACCTGCAGCGCCTAATCCAGCGGCAGGAAACCGTGGACGCCATCCGGAGCGACGATCGCGAGAAGCTGAAGATGAACGAGGCCTTGATGGCTCTGCTCCTGAAGCTCGACTCCGTGCCGGGGCTTGATCCGGCAGTGCGGGACCTCCGGAGGTCCGTGAGCCGTCGGATCGTTGGGATGCAGGAGATTCTAGACTCGGTTTCCGACACCAGAACGGACGGATGGGATGGATTCTTGAGGAATTGGGACAAGGCCATAGATGAGATGGAAGAAGAAGTTTGTAAAGAGAGAGGCGGGGATGAAATGGAGAGGTTTTGTGCAGAGCATTTAGGGTTCCGGTGCCTCCAGAGGTTTCTCCGAGAGGCATAGTTAGCCTGGAGCTCAAGCGTGAGTACGTAATTGAACAGAGAACGAATCTGAACGGAGTTCATACCATAAATCTTACATAATTAACGGAAAATTGTTCACGCTTCCAGTCTGATAGACGTTCTGCCACGAGGTTTTGTAATTTGCAATATAATAGCAATTAAACAGaaaataatttgtattattattataattgttatatctaaatcatttaaattattataattgttatttttgatGTTGCTCGGGCATCAGAAGAAAGATGGAAGTATCGTACCATATAGACGTATTGTACCATCTAAATCAAGAAGCTTCcttattgaaattttaaaaattctcatcAAACATATggattttaaagattatttatgAAGCATGCTGATTAATTTACTCTTACCTTCAAATCACACAAGGGACCCTTCATAATTGGAAATATAAAGAtggttaataaaaatattattgggatatacatgttttaaaataaataacaataattatatttatataaaatatagaaatcttcattaaaaaaaaaatataaacttatttaatgcattttaaaattactttaaaattgtaataagtttttttttaactaatcaTTATTCTAAAAAGttgctaattttttattttttattttaaaataaaaatgaaagatacATCTAATACGAAACCCAACAATGAGCTGCACGTTacctataaataataataataattaaaaaagaaaaagaaaaagagaaaggaagaaaCCAGAACCGCACGCGGGAGTGGGGCTGCGAGGTCCGCGCTCTTATACTAGATGTCGCATTGGCCTAACGTGTGCCGACAGAGCTGATGGAGGGAGAATGGAAGCAGAAGAGGCTGTATCCTTTGCTCGGAACTCTCTCTATTCTCCTTTTTCTCTACTTCAACTTCTCCGACTACTTCAATTTTCCTGTGCTGTGGCTCCCTGCCATAGGCTTCGTGGGGACGAACTCCACCAAGTTCGTCATTGTCGAACCTGATGGCTCTCACCAGTCCACGCTCTACATCAACGGCTGGAACTCCTACTGGTTGATGGAGGAGAGCGTCTGGGCCCCTTCGAGATCTAGGGTTTCAAATATGCTCAGAAGAGGAGCTGAGATGGGTATGAGCGTTTGTCGAACTTGGGCTTTCAATGATGGAGATGGCCCCAATTCTCTTCAGATATCACCTGGAGTCTTCAATGAAAGAGTGTTTCAGGTTCGTTCTactgattttctttttcttttcatttctttctttctttcttcttcttcttcttcttcttcttctttttggcAATAACcctatgtttggttgctgagggaaccaagaaaaatttggagtgTCGTGGGCATAATCCCATCAGTTAAATTAGGGAGAATTGAGTGGAGTTGAGGTTTCATCAAAATTTTCTGGACTTTTCTCGGTAACCAAACAGAATAGTTGGAGTTTACGTCATGGAAATGTTGGACAGATTCGAGGGAATAAATGTAAGAAGCTTGCTTGTAGAGCTAATGTTTAAGCTATATTTGAGAGCATTGAGGGAGAGAAACATTAGTTGGGAATTCATTGAATTGAACGTTTCATTCCGGATTTCATCTTTCCATATGGAACTATAATGAAATGTGGGATCAACTAACAGTTGTCGAATTTGAAAAGGAGTCCAAAGAAATAGTTAGATCCTCTTGTATTTATTTCTCGAGCCATTCATACAATGTGCTTTTGAGGCTAATGAAACTTAAGTTTGGGAAATTTCAATCAGATTTGCAGGTGAAGGTCCCCATATGAAAATTGAAGCTTGACAGATTCTAGGCATCTAATAAGCAAAACCATTATAAATCCTTAATTTTGTAATGCTATGGTTACAGGGCTTAGACTATGTGATAGTTGAAGCTAGGAGGCACCAAGTCAGATTGATCCTCAGTCTAGTCAATAATCTGAATGCCTACGGTGGTAAAGCACAGTATGTGAGGTGGGCACAAGAAGCTGGAATCAATGTCTCTTCCTCAACTGATTCGTTTTTTTCACACCCAACCATAAAAGATTACTACAAAGCTTACATCAAGGTATGCTTAAGGATCTGCTTACTTGgtcatctttttctcttttaaattaGAAGTGGAAAATCATGAAGTCGCTGTGCTTTGTCCATATCAGTTTAGTACGGAGTGCTAGGTGATGAAAGTTGAACCGTTTTTCTATTAAATGACATTCCCTGTCCTTTGTGTATTGTAACTTCATTATATACTTTGGTGGTTCCGTACAGGGTTTATGAAATCTTTGGAGAAACATACTGAAAACATCATTGGATAATAATATCTCTTTTAAGCTGTTCCTCCAAATTGAAAGCAATCAAAAGTTTGTAATTGATGCTTCTCCTTATGCTGTGTCTAAATAATAATAGTGCATCTATTTTGTTGATGTTCTGCATTTTGTAGGCTGTTGTGACAAGAAAGAATTCCTTGAGTGGAGTTAAATATTCTGAGGAACCAGCTATATTTGCATGGGAGCTCATGAATGAGCCTCGGTGTGCATCAAGTTCTTCTGCTCCTATTCTGCAGGTAAATAGTAGAACTTGCTGTCTCCCTTTTTTCTCCTCCTGTATTGTTGCCTTTCATGTGGGAAGAAAAGTGTGAGGGTAACTTATGGAGGAGGAGCTGGAAGCCCTTTTAGTTGGAAGATCTTTTTTCTACAGAAAACCAGCCCTTTTAGGTGTTTTAGCATTCTTTCCTTGTGGGTAGTTTCTGTACTCCTCATTGTATTTCCAAATATTAGAGAAAGGAGCATCATAAATGGTTAGAATTGTTTGATAGTGTCTTAATTGGACTTTTATGTAGGGGAGTGGTTCACCCTATCCATTAGTATGTGTTGGGGTGCAACAATACCGCTTTTAAGCCCAGGGATGTCAGCCAAATGATAGTGGTCAAATGCCATAAAAGGCTTAACCTACCCTCATTCAACACCAATTGGTTTTCAGCTGAGATGGTCACTGCCCGATCCAAGAGTATGCTCTTTGATTGAGCAACCAAGTGGTTGAGCTCTATGAAAATTTAGTCATTTCTTTATCTTTCATTTATAGGTGTTGTGTTCTTAAACTAGTTATTATCCCTGAAATGTACTAGAAGTTTGTTTTGGCCTGCTTTGACTTGGATCCATTATGCTTTGTTTCCATGCATTTTTATTTGGGGAACAGGCTTGGATCACAGAAATGGCTGCATATATCAAGAGTTTGGACCAAAAGCACCTTGTCACTGTTGGGCTTGAGGGATTTTATGGTCTGAAAACGACTGAAAGATCTGGAGTGAATCCTGGGGATTGGGCATCTAAGCTTGGATCAGACTTTATACAAAACTCAGCAATTGATGATATTGATTTTGCTTCAGTTCATGCATATCCTGACAGCTGGTTAGTTACTACAACTGCAATTTGTTTTGACAGTTTTAAATGATGACAAATAGTTGATCTTTTGGAATTAAGTCCAAAC of the Vitis vinifera cultivar Pinot Noir 40024 chromosome 10, ASM3070453v1 genome contains:
- the LOC100853520 gene encoding BAG family molecular chaperone regulator 5, mitochondrial, which gives rise to MKPSRRFSFFSSSSSSSSSTTTTTVIYTFRDDQTTPHPQFNEIPIHSSPEPPIPITVHLPQPSESAAAVAIQSAYRAHLIRTLVRKISAVSSEADHLQRLIQRQETVDAIRSDDREKLKMNEALMALLLKLDSVPGLDPAVRDLRRSVSRRIVGMQEILDSVSDTRTDGWDGFLRNWDKAIDEMEEEVCKERGGDEMERFCAEHLGFRCLQRFLREA
- the LOC104878119 gene encoding mannan endo-1,4-beta-mannosidase 6, whose amino-acid sequence is MEGEWKQKRLYPLLGTLSILLFLYFNFSDYFNFPVLWLPAIGFVGTNSTKFVIVEPDGSHQSTLYINGWNSYWLMEESVWAPSRSRVSNMLRRGAEMGMSVCRTWAFNDGDGPNSLQISPGVFNERVFQGLDYVIVEARRHQVRLILSLVNNLNAYGGKAQYVRWAQEAGINVSSSTDSFFSHPTIKDYYKAYIKAVVTRKNSLSGVKYSEEPAIFAWELMNEPRCASSSSAPILQAWITEMAAYIKSLDQKHLVTVGLEGFYGLKTTERSGVNPGDWASKLGSDFIQNSAIDDIDFASVHAYPDSWLPDADLEEKANFLSHWVDSHISDGEYVLKKPVLFTEVGSIMHRKKQGLYDTDTFLKTVYDKIYESAKKRQAGAGALIWQLLVEGMEEYSDQFSIVAWDYPSTHELIIEQSCRLRSVFAEGQVERKLQHGDLCFGKVFNNSNE